One Pectobacterium polaris DNA window includes the following coding sequences:
- the garR gene encoding 2-hydroxy-3-oxopropionate reductase: MKIGFIGLGIMGKPMSKNLLKAGYSLVVMDRNLDAVAEVVAAGATAAETPKQVAEQCDVIITMLPNSPHVKDVVLGENGVIDGARAGSIVVDMSSIAPLASREIATALAAKEIAMLDAPVSGGEPKAIDGTLSVMVGGEKAQFDRCVEILKSMAGSVVHTGDIGAGNVTKLANQVIVALNIAAMSEALVLATKAGVNPDLVYQAIRGGLAGSTVLDAKAPMVMDRNFKPGFRIDLHIKDLANALDTSHGVGAQLPLTAAVMEMMQALKADDLGSADHSALACYYEKLAKVEVTR; encoded by the coding sequence ATGAAAATTGGTTTTATTGGATTGGGCATCATGGGAAAACCGATGAGTAAAAATCTGCTGAAAGCAGGTTACTCATTAGTCGTGATGGATCGAAATCTGGACGCGGTCGCGGAAGTGGTTGCGGCGGGTGCCACGGCGGCTGAAACGCCGAAACAGGTTGCAGAGCAGTGCGATGTCATCATCACCATGCTGCCTAACTCTCCGCACGTTAAAGACGTGGTGCTGGGTGAAAACGGCGTCATCGACGGTGCACGCGCCGGAAGCATTGTGGTGGATATGAGTTCAATCGCCCCGCTTGCCAGCCGTGAAATTGCTACCGCACTGGCGGCGAAAGAGATCGCGATGCTGGACGCGCCAGTCAGTGGTGGTGAACCTAAAGCGATCGACGGCACGCTGTCCGTGATGGTCGGTGGTGAGAAAGCTCAGTTTGATCGCTGCGTTGAGATTCTGAAATCCATGGCAGGTTCCGTTGTTCATACCGGTGATATCGGCGCAGGTAACGTGACCAAACTGGCGAACCAGGTGATCGTGGCGCTGAACATTGCCGCCATGTCCGAAGCGCTGGTGCTGGCGACGAAAGCAGGCGTTAACCCGGATCTGGTTTATCAGGCGATCCGTGGTGGATTGGCGGGCAGCACTGTGCTGGATGCGAAAGCGCCGATGGTGATGGATCGTAACTTTAAGCCGGGTTTCCGCATCGATCTGCACATCAAGGATCTGGCAAACGCGCTGGATACCTCACACGGCGTTGGTGCGCAGCTGCCGTTAACCGCGGCGGTGATGGAAATGATGCAGGCGCTGAAAGCGGACGATCTGGGATCGGCCGACCACAGTGCGCTGGCGTGTTACTACGAGAAGCTAGCCAAAGTTGAAGTTACGCGATAA